The genomic interval AGTTTCAACAAAATGATAAACAACTatagtaaataatataaataatttttcgagtAATGGTGCATCAGAAACAATGGAGCATCTATTCTTTGAATGTGATTTTAGCAGGAGATGTCTTGGTCTGATTAAAAGTTGGCTGGAATGGAGAACAGGTGAACAATCCTTGTTGAAGTTGCTACGTTGGATCTCAAGAGCAAAGATGTCAAACTTTTGAAAAAAAGTGTATTCAGCTGCTATTACAAGCCTAGTCTATCGGGTTTGGATCAATCGAAATGAGTGCCTATAGAATCAAAAAATACAAACTATTGATAGATCTGTAGAAGCAATTCAATTTAATGTTAAGAATAGAATTGTATATATTAGACAAGGGAAGATATCAAAGGTGGATGTAGAATAGTTTGAATTGTTGTAAAGAGGGTTAGAAAAGAGTTTGGCAGTCCTTATTGTATGGAGCTATTTagaatgtaatttattgttcTGTGGAATACAAATTATCACttgatttacaaaaaaaaatataacataaatatatataattaaaatatgaaaaaaaatagtaaaaagaaaattaaaacgaAATTGTATGAAAGTTTAAATTGGAGTacaattgtatttgtataataaaaaatttgatgtttcataatatttttattttaaaattttttaatcataaaaataaaagtaatttttttaaaaaaaataaaaatatattatgtaaccacttttgtttttaaaacagaaacctgtttcaaaaaaatgtgtaaaataatataaaaagacATTCAATACAGAAACTAGTTTCAACAAAATGATAAACAACTATAGTAAAACCATAAACAACAAATCTATAATCAAAAAACACTAAACAAAAGAAACTAGATACCTCTCTTATAGGTGATGAAAAAAATTCAGAGTCCTTAGAGGTTCCAtcattctccttcttcttcaatccTTTGATAATTTCTGCTAATTTAGCAAATTCACTCAAAAACTCAATCCTCAAGCTGGAAATACCATCCTTGATTTGTTGTTGGCACTCTTTGATAGAAGTAATTTCAGCACAAATCTGGTCCAACTTTCCATGAGATACctgaatattatatacataaaaagCATGAACATAACTAATGATAAACATACACAAAAAATATGCAAACAGAAACCGGTTTTTAATACCTTCACATCATCATTTACTTCATTAGAAGACACAGAGCCACCAATCCTCTTTGGAACATATTTAGGATCAAACTTGAATTTAGAAAAAAGCCTTTCAGATTTTTCACCACTTGAAGCAACAAAATCCTTTACAACAATCTGGAAACATAAAAacacaaaacaaattaaaaaaatcaaagaaaaataaaacaaacaataaccaaaaaataaaatttgaaaaaaaaaaaaataccttcgGATTATTGAACACAGCCTGAATCAACTCACTAAACTCTGTTGTAGGGCTATTCTCCCAATTCAGAACGCGAGGAATCTTGTTGCTGACTCTATTGCGAAATCGAGGAGACAAAGACGGGATAATCTCGTACAGCCAAATAAGAAACGCAATAGGAAAGCCTTTAAGCTTGTAACCCTTCTCAATCATCTTCTTCTTAGCTAGCTGTTCAAAGGTGTTGTTCCCATCTTTTAATGCAATCTTCAAGTGATGAAAAGTCTTCTCCCACAATAATTTACCCCATCCAAACCGATTAAAAACTTCAATGTAATCATCCCCATTAACCATAGCAAAGATGAAGTTGTCAATCTTTTTCCCTTGGGGATAACCATACAAATAACCAGCGAAGAAGTATACAAGGGCTATCTTCACATAATCTTCGTCGTCTTTCAAAGCACCACTGAAGAAGACACTAGCAACTTCCTTCACCGTAAGCTTCTCAGTAAGCCCGTGCATGCAAAAAATAGCCTCCTTGTATGCAAGCAACTTCTTTGATTTGAAGAGATCAACGTCATAGGATTTAGTACAATCCAAACCAGTTATTGTGGAAAACTCTTCAACTCCAAAACGAACAGCCTTGTCTCCTAGTTTGAACCAAAGCTCAACATCATCTCTTTCGGTGTGAATCTGCCGCAACAGAACGAGATGAATCAGCTGTATCTGATAGTTGAAGTTGCTCACATCAAGAAAATGCCCAAATGGAGACTTGCGAAACAACTCCTTCTGTTCATCTGACAGGTTCTCGTTGATATCATCAATGACATTATACGGATTGTAGAGTTGAGGTTTCCCAGCAAACCTCTTCTTCacatcaattttaaaataatattcctgtgatagaaaaaataatataaacaatcaaaattaaaaatacgcaaagaaaaaaaaaaagaaaaaatcaaaaattggTTACCCACCACAAAGATAAAAACTAGaaactgaaaataaacacatatatattataaaaaaacagattcaaaaaaaaaaaaaagtaaatagaaAACCTGAAACATGcacaattacaaaatgaaaaaccggtttcttacaaaaaagaaaaattaccaaAGGAATATCAACGGAAGGAGCCTCGCTCTTCTTCTTGCCGAGCGATtttgaaactggtttcttcTTGCCTTTCTTGGCAACATTAACAACCTTCGGATCATCAGCAACCCTAGGCTCACAAACTTTATcctaaataaacataaaacaaaataCAGTTAAaccaaaatgaaaaaaatcaaaactattaaattaaacaaaacaacaaaaaaaatataagaaaaaataaagacaTACCAAGTTAGAATGTTCCCCAACattctttgattttcttttctttgacgCACTAGCGTCATCAGAAACAGCTTTTCTTTTCTTAGTTGAAACAGGTTTTGCGACAATTTTTTCGGTTTCAAAATCATCATCACTCGCAGATGGAAGGACATTCGTATCCTTCTTACTCACCTTTTTACAACCGTGTTTCTGAGAAACAACATCGGCTTTAGGCAATTCAATATCAACctgaaaaaataaacaaaataaacataaacaaaacaaaacagaacagataaaaaagaaacacaaacaaacaaaaaaaaaaccagtattatataacatattaaaataaataccaAACCGCAatgaaacataaaataaattcgaaaCCGGGTTCAGTGAAATTTAATACATACATTAGATTTCCTTGGAGATCTTCTTAATGGTGGAGCTTTCGAAGGTTCCATAACATGAtcaaccttaaaaaaaaaacacaacaacaatttcaataaaaaaaaaattaaaaccagTTTAGAATaaccaaaaaagaaaacatataCAACTAATAAAAACCGGTTTCAATACAAAACATAAAACATACTTTGCCTTTCTGTGAATCTTTTTTCAGTCGACCTTTAGCCTTCTTAGAAGGCTCAACCTTTTGAACATTAGATGGTACTTTATCATCTGATTCTCTCTCCatctgataaaaaaaaaaacacaaaataaacataagccacaaaacaacaaaaacagtCATGATAATTAACATGAAAACCAGTTTCATACAAACTAACAATAACACACCTCAACCTTAACCTTAAAACCACCCAGACACCAAAAATCACAGAGCGCACAAATAACACAAATCAATCTGTAAAAACTGGTTTTTGACATGTTTCCAAAATAGGAATGATCaaatagaatttaatataatattaatgataGTAGAATCAAATACCCACACGAATTCATAATCAAAGCATAAagtgtgtatatataatatttatatttttggaTTAAACATGAACAAATGGAAATCTGCATGTGATGTCAACTTGCTAGGCTTGAATATCTACTCATACAAACTGCACAGTCCATTGACAATTCGACATTAAAGCAGATTCAACTTTTACAGTTAAAAAGCACTTTCCTTATGAAAAAGGACCTTTCATTTTAAAGTTGAATTTTACATAACCATGTCTAAAGAAAGCAATTATGACCACAATTCCAAAACTAATCAAACTACATGAAAACAGATACTGAGTTGCTACTAACAAATTTACCAGTCTCTTACATGAAACTTGTAATTAACTGTATAGAAGCTGAAAACtagttttgattttttcttcTCATAATAATTAAGACAAAGGATCACCTTAGTTTGATTGTAacataaacaaaatataaagtaATGTTGGAAACCAGTTTCTGAAATATATAGGGAAACaaacacatataattttaaaacaaaaaaaaacaaaaaccggTTTCTAAATACATTATAAATTGTAACAAACAGTTTTCAAAAATGATATTACCtgttaaaaataaacaaatatacagtCATGTTGGAAACCGGTTTCTGAAATATATAGTGAAACAAAcacattataattttaaaataaataaaaacaaaacaaaaaaaataagaaaaccaGTTTCTTAGTTTGATTCCTTTAAACGTGTATTTGGCtctaaagagaaaagaaaaggtaGCTAAGGGAGAAGAAGTAAATAGGATATATTTCTTGACATACCCTGTATGTGATGTTAATTAGTATTGttgaaatacaaaattaataattatgatccTCAAGGTCTTATGAGAGAAAAATAAAGCTGCAGTTAGAGTCTGGCAAAGCAACCATATGAAAACAAACTATCTATGACATATAAAGACTGACAGTGATCAAAAGATAGACTGGACTCACATAAGCAGAAACTATTCAGGAACTAAAAGCAAACAATAAAGTAAAAACATGacacaaaaaaattagaaaaggaaCTGAAGGCAAACAATAACAGTACATACACATAAACTTATCATTGAATCCAAAGtcaaacaaataaaattagaagTGGAAGACTATTGTACCTGATAAGCTTGGACAACCCAATTGAGATAATAACACTGTAAAAACAATTTCAacactaaaattagaaataaactcaaaagaagaaaaaagagttTATATCAAAGAAAATTTGAACTAAAAAGATATACCATTTGCAACTGATGAGCTATAGTTCATACAAATTCAAAATAAAGTCAATATTGATCTTACTGCATGGATTTTAATTTTAACACattacataaatatttatacataaataaattcagatattatatatatagtatatacatacatactcTTGTGAATATGTTAATGgagaatagaaaaaaaaaacatagaaaaACACAGAAATTAAGATGGCTGAAACTCCAATCTCTGATTCCACAAACAACTCCTCAAAGCCAACACTACCTGCCAGCAAACCTCCAATCCCTTCCCAAAATCTTCATCCCCAATTAACTCACACAACcagaaaatgagagagagaaagagagataccTGGTTCAGTGAAGTGAAGAGGAAGGGAACAACTGAAGTGGAGAACGGCTAGGGCTTTACCAAGCTAAGTTTTGGAGAGATGATGATTTTCCAAGCTAAATAAAACACATCATTTTCGGAGATGAGATGTTAATTTTGTTGCTATGTAAAGGTAAGGGTAACCCACGGTAAACTCAAAACCCcactcaaaaaaatttaaaatacataccAAACATAGGCTATACTTAGTTTTGGGTCGTCCCCAACcagaaaatgagagagagagagagatacctGATTTAGCAAGAATTGGTTGATGGAAGAAAGGAGATGAAGAGCAGAGGCGGCTAGGCTATGCTAGGCTTGGTTGTTGTTCTTGGTGTCGGGTGAGCTTTCTTTCCTGAGAAATGAAAATGTTGTATTGTGTTAGGAAGAGGTGGATGGAAAGTATGGCAATGTGCCTGATTTCCTCCCAAAATCGGTAgccaaaaagcaaaaaaaaaaaaaataagaaccaGAACCAGAACAAAGAAGATGAAGTGAAGCCGAACGGAGGAGAGAGGGAAAAATGAAGCCGAACAGGTGAGAGAGTGAAAAATGAGAGGGATAAAGTGATATAATGGGTTTATAGATCTTACTTGAAAACTGAAAAAGGAAGTTAAAATGGGGAAGCAACCATCAAATCACCATCATTACATGCAAAAACCCCTCTACAATAAAcggttttcttaaaaaaaaactgtaccaaaaaatttaaacacttaaaatgactaaaataacctaaagaaattacaaaacacACAATATGGGCTTTTGGCAAAATAGTTCCAGCCGTATGGGCTTTAAAATCCCATAAACTGTTGCCAAAGTTGAAAAAAGCCATATAAAGTGTCCATAGTtaattatgccatatttatcataaaaggTTTAAAAAAACCCATACTCCACGTAAATTCTACTATTTATTACGCaaaggaatatatatatatatataaaaaaaatttattatgagATGATTTGGATTAGTGGTATCTAACATCTTTCAATTGTTGTTAGTATAATTGAGTATATTAGGTCTTGTATCATTTGTTAATATAATTGAGTGTtaagttttatataatttaatataacaacTTTTATATTACTCATCAATCACCATACTTTTACCGTAAGCATTTCTTATTTTTGATATATTGAgaaattatgaattaattttttttatgtaattatatgcattataattatattaggtattttatttgttttcgaaattttttgaaTAAGGTGAAAATAGGATTTAGTTATACACGTGCAACAAacactatattttaatttttttttttttttgatatttctaTGTAAATTCATATAACAACTCATATAGGACTCGTTTGGTACgtcgtattatattgtattgtattgtgttgtattatattgtattgtgttggattgtattgtattagtattatttaatacaatactatgttttgtattgacttgtattattgtattgtattagtattatttaattcgGGACCCggttgggtctgggtttgggtccaggtcggatttcgggtccgggtttgggtctcgagtccgagtccgggtccaggtatgtgttcaggttcaggtccgggtccaggtctaggtctggggtccgagtccgggtccggggtttgggatcgggtccggggtgagtctgggtccaggtcggggtctgggtccgggtcaagGTCCGCGTCTGGGGTCCAGGTCCAGGGTCAGGGTCCGGGGTCCGGGTCGGGGCGGGGTCTAGGTCTCACGTCCGGATTGGAGATTGGTGTTGACCCCGAAtcctttataaaattataatacaagctaatatagaccatttgttatgtattaaataatataacatacattgtattaaaaacTTTGGTCGtaattcattcaaaaaaaaaaaaaaaactttggtcgtaataattaatataaaacattGCTTTATCCAAACAcagtgttatttattatttaatacaatacgaccaTTATACAGTGTACCAAACGAGACCATAGTAATCACTGGAGTAACTTaatccataaaaaaataattcatgaaGTGATTTtaaagtatgaaaaataaaaaatgccgTAGAAATAAAAACGATGCTCAATATAAGCTGTAATATGTATTCAAAAAATtgtgttaaaaaaataaataaatattcaaaaaaattgaTCTTATCAATCATAATTAGACGTTTTCTTAGCTGATAATAACGGCTAAGTTACGCTTTAATTAAGTCCTTTTTTAAGGAATAGCACAAATTAACACACAACACAACTTATCTTTGATTTGTaccataaatataaattaataattaaagaaaattgttCACAGTTTTTATTGGTGCTTAACATTTTTCTTGGtgtgatatttttattaatataattaagtatcgagttCTATACAACTTAGCAAAATCACTTTTAGAAAATATCATTAACCAATCGTAGAGCGATACATATAAAAGGTGTTGGGTGGGAACTACTGATACCTAATAGCAATACTCATAATTAAAAGTTGAGCATTCTTATTAGGTACCAATAGTGTCTAGCACCTTTAGATATATCGCATTGCGATTAGCTAGCGATACTCTTTAAAGgttatttcattaaattatatatgagACCTGATATTTCGTTAGACTAATAGTGATATTGACACATAAAAAGTGTTAGACACCATTGATACATTttagtatatatttttcttaaaagatAGGAACTAGGAAGGGGTTACTTAAATTTGATTACAAACAagaataaaacatataattttGCTATAATAAGTGTTTTGGCCAAACttcctctctttttttttagtaCTTATCGTGTTAATAGAGAATAGAGATTGATTCTGAAAAGGGTAGGGACTCACTTTTACGCCAAATCTGATTTTGACGCCttaaaaaagaaatgaaatgTTATATTCActcaattattataataataataattattattattataatatattcaacaacgttatttatttattaatttaaatttttctcaattaataatttaaaattttgtagtagtgtaggGTAGTCTAGTGGTGGTGGACCACAAATTCAAGTGACTGGTGAGAGATGTGGTGGTGGTGGCCGGTGAAGAGGTGAAGACAAACAACTAATCAAACAAAagaatacataaaattaaaaaaaaaaaataattaaaaaaaaaaactaaaattgaaaagaaaattgctaaaaaaatatcgttaattttaatttttgtgttttATAGATATTAGTGATTGAATCCTCTATTTCTTGAtaagtttttttaatataactaatttaaaaaCAATTTATAGCACGAataaatatttagttttatCATTACAATTTTTTAGATTGGGTTATtatagttaatttttattttgacaaaaaattaatttaaatatttattttaaaaaatatagggtctaaatttattatttaataaaacagaaGGTCTAATcagtaacttttataaaatacaaagtccaaaattatatttaactaaatatcaataATGTCTAGCACTTCCTGATATGTtactattttagtttatttttgtatgTATGTTGAAGTTATTTAGAATCACTTGTATATTTtcgattaattttttttatattttattgaaggTATATGATACAACtctttaaactttatatttaaCACTATAaactattttagattttttgaaaaatttacaagtgGTCGTACAACATACGCAATCGTAAGAAAAACTTAGACTGACAAACTCTTTTAGATATGAAACAAGTAAAAAATATACCAAAATACCTTTATAAAGAATGAGTATTGTTATTAAGTATCAGTAGTATTTAGAACATTCTATACATGACTTTTCACGATTAGTTAacgatattttctaaaaattattttcttcaattatttagaacctaaatacttaattacactaaaatatcaaaatatatatatataataagactaataatatttttttacaattcacataaaaaaaaaatacaccaaTAATAACAACCAAAAACAAAAGTGCATGAGAAATGTGAGGAGTTAGAGAGTCTATGAATTTGGAGTTATGGTCAATGATGAAAGTTAAGCCAAAATAAGTGTGGACCCAAACACAGCCAATTTTTgcataacaaaataacaaataaaaaaaagaaagaaaagggtATTAATTTGTGTGTGGTGGACCCTACCTACCCAACTCAACTCCAGAAAGCCGAAAAGCCACAACAAAGAGATTGTTGTGGTAAACAAATGAATGAGATGTTTCCACGTGTCAAAATCTGTATGGCTTAACCGTCTGATGAATGATCACCACAAATTTTATAGACATACACTTGATCATGCCAGCACATCACCCCACCCTACCCACCTGGGGCTCTGTACTACACACCAATTATGATAGCTtcactaaattaattaaaatgagaataattcggtgataaaagaatatgaaattataattataatttgcaTTTCCTATtgactatatttttcttaataagaatataatatgtaataatGTTTTATGGGATAGGTTTCGAAAAGATTAAATTGTCTTTctattctttttatatataaaagattatttatatttcacaaaattataaatacaatttaatattttttattttttttcatattatttatactaataataatataatactaaaaaaaatactatataccAATAATACCtttataattcttttttttaaaaaaatacaaaatctaatTTATCAATTATCAAAGTTGAATGTTAATCAATAAGTTTTACAAGATATATATCTAAacagaaatgctaaagggcactagTGGTGTCTAACACCCTCCTAGGTGtgaatatcgctattggtcaaACTAAGTATCAGGTCCTATATAATCTCATATAATAACTTTTGCGTTTGAAAACCTACAatgtaattggaggtaattacacaatttggcatgtttgtctaaccatgtaattacactgtaactgtgtaattggaagtaattgaggggttccaattacactctctAATTCTCATGGCCCCTATGAGAATTGAATTTAATTACACtgtataattactaaaaacttttcatattaaacattagatattaaaaaatattattttctcatataattactaactattttgccaaagaagatattaggaattcaaatgTAATTACCGTttcatatccaaacacaccttgcattttaaaatatagtgttattactaaactgtgtaattaccaacttagtaattacacagttacttccaaacacactaaagagtatcgctagccaatcgcaatgACAAATTGAGAAGGTGCTAAGCACCAATGCTCATATCTAAAATACTATttacctataaataataattctatatatatacaaatgatCTATCTAAATTGTAAGCACAGCTGGTCACAATATATATCCTTCTTGTCTAGTCTACACACCATTACCCCTCTTACCACTTTTGCTATTCCCACCCAAAATGACTCAGCTCTGACCAACCCATTCCAATCTCTCCtttcatattcccaaaagttcTCAAAAACTCTCTTGACGTGGACGGAAAATTCCATCTCTAACCTCCAACCGTTATCTGCCACGTCGTCATCTCACATTTccaaacttattttatttacgTTATTACCACTTCaatcattatttttttctttatataaacaCCAAAACCCCTCACAAGACAAAATCTCCTCTTCCttgttctttcttcttcttcctttaatatactatttctctttcttcttgaaATTATGGAGGTTCCTGTTATTAACAGATTTAGTAATTTCGACGGTGCCGGAGTTACTTGTTTACAAAACCCATCTTTTCTTTCTCAGATTGTTTCAATTACAGCTAGAGAAAAAGCTTTTCAAGCTCATAATATCTGGAAATGGGGTGCTTTATTTCTAGCTGTGATAGCTTCTTTTGGAACCATAATTAGTAGAATCAAGATTTTGGTTATTAGATTACAATgtcatttttgtaataaatctaattcacaacaacaacaacaatcccTTGTACCCAATtttgatgaagatgatgatgattatgATTTCACCAGCGATACCGAAGACGACGAAAACGATGAAGATGATAACGAAGACGACGACGTTTCGTGTTCTTCGTACGATTCTGACGAAGCTGTTCAAGGGCAGAGTAGTAATTTTGGTCTTCGTAGGCGGCGGAGCTTCGTGGACCAATTCTCGTGGTCTGATTTCTCATCTGGCAAGAGCGTTGTTAAGCTTTGGGATAGTTTGGGCCTTGGATTGGGCCTAGACGAAAGCCCAAACCCGAAAGTGGTGTCTCTGTATTCATCGGCCGAGGAGAACGAGTCTGGTGGGCGCGCGTGTATGGGAGTTTGGGATGCGCGCGTGGGTGGTCGAATCCCGGCTATTCTGGCCGAGTGGGGCCCACAGCTGGGGAAGATTGTTGGAGTCGCAACCAATGGAGCTGAGAAGGTCTACGTCAGAGATGACGTCAGCGGCGGATTAACAATCGGCGATTTGAGAAAAGTTAGCTCGCCGTTGAAGAAGTTTTCGAAAGCTGACGTGGACGAAATCTGGTGGGACGCTCTTTCTGGCTTAGTTTCGGACGAGTCAGCTGACGTGGCAAGACTTGACTCGGCGGCGACTCGGTGTGTCGACGCGGTTAGGTCATATCTGTtgtagacaaaaaaaaaagagagaaaattggtAGTTGGttagaataatattaataataatcataattattattatcattattattggaTTATTCACCAACATAAAGAATctgtaaatattaatttatcatCGATGATTTATGGTCACCACGTATATTAGTTTTGATctaattaattgattattattattagctaaaaaaataattacaaaatattattatattcgtGTACAACAAATTCATGGGAACAATGATCAGTActgtaataaattaaatgcattattaattaaatattttaatacgTAATTATGTTTGGAAAACTATTCAGTAAACAGAGacttttcatattttatatttataaaatggtATTAAGCTGATTAAATAATGAGAAAAGTCATGGTTCAATTCAACTATTCTTACCAATAATCCAAAAAAAGGTGTGTGTGTTTCACgtgataatattttcattttttttttttaattagtggAATCTTCTTGTTCAGATTAACCATCTCCAAGTGGTACAAAGCGTCTGTGTACAATATACTTTCTAAATGGTTGTTTCGAGTCTAATAATTTAGTgggggtaattttttttttcacattattaaaggatataattttattaaaaaatatataaattttgtgagaataaaatgaaaa from Cannabis sativa cultivar Pink pepper isolate KNU-18-1 chromosome 4, ASM2916894v1, whole genome shotgun sequence carries:
- the LOC133036615 gene encoding uncharacterized protein LOC133036615; this translates as MKLVFMLIIMTVFVVLWLMFILCFFFYQMERESDDKVPSNVQKVEPSKKAKGRLKKDSQKGKVDHVMEPSKAPPLRRSPRKSNVDIELPKADVVSQKHGCKKVSKKDTNVLPSASDDDFETEKIVAKPVSTKKRKAVSDDASASKKRKSKNVGEHSNLDKVCEPRVADDPKVVNVAKKGKKKPVSKSLGKKKSEAPSVDIPLEYYFKIDVKKRFAGKPQLYNPYNVIDDINENLSDEQKELFRKSPFGHFLDVSNFNYQIQLIHLVLLRQIHTERDDVELWFKLGDKAVRFGVEEFSTITGLDCTKSYDVDLFKSKKLLAYKEAIFCMHGLTEKLTVKEVASVFFSGALKDDEDYVKIALVYFFAGYLYGYPQGKKIDNFIFAMVNGDDYIEVFNRFGWGKLLWEKTFHHLKIALKDGNNTFEQLAKKKMIEKGYKLKGFPIAFLIWLYEIIPSLSPRFRNRVSNKIPRVLNWENSPTTEFSELIQAVFNNPKVFFFFSNFIFWLLFVLFFFDFFNLFCVFMFPDCCKGFCCFKW
- the LOC115714229 gene encoding uncharacterized protein LOC115714229, with protein sequence MEVPVINRFSNFDGAGVTCLQNPSFLSQIVSITAREKAFQAHNIWKWGALFLAVIASFGTIISRIKILVIRLQCHFCNKSNSQQQQQSLVPNFDEDDDDYDFTSDTEDDENDEDDNEDDDVSCSSYDSDEAVQGQSSNFGLRRRRSFVDQFSWSDFSSGKSVVKLWDSLGLGLGLDESPNPKVVSLYSSAEENESGGRACMGVWDARVGGRIPAILAEWGPQLGKIVGVATNGAEKVYVRDDVSGGLTIGDLRKVSSPLKKFSKADVDEIWWDALSGLVSDESADVARLDSAATRCVDAVRSYLL